A genomic window from Streptomyces sp. 846.5 includes:
- a CDS encoding NAD(P)-dependent oxidoreductase translates to MSATTVAVLGLGVMGGGIAGRLLDSGVRVRVWNRTAQRGAALEQRGAVHARTPRAAAQGADLILVSVADGAATEEVLLGPDGVLTAGPVDAVLASASTIAPRSLAVVRERTPRVLDLGLLGNGEHARTGALRIYVGGSAEDLARVRGTLDLLAKEVLHVGGPGDGMRLKLLMNTLMGIQVQAMAEATALGESAGLDRGVVLDAITAGGFATPVMGYKARRLVSRRYGDPDFRLRLMTKDLALAVAEAQSGSLGLPLVEAALATHEEAVRRGDGDLDCAAISRTVGGADEKGPGL, encoded by the coding sequence GTGAGCGCGACCACCGTGGCGGTGCTGGGACTCGGCGTGATGGGCGGGGGCATCGCCGGACGGCTGCTGGACAGTGGCGTCCGGGTACGCGTCTGGAACCGTACCGCGCAGCGCGGCGCGGCCCTGGAGCAGCGGGGTGCCGTCCACGCCAGGACACCGCGGGCCGCCGCTCAGGGGGCGGACCTGATCCTGGTCTCGGTCGCCGACGGCGCGGCGACCGAGGAGGTCCTGCTGGGCCCGGACGGAGTGCTGACCGCGGGTCCCGTCGACGCCGTTCTCGCCTCGGCGAGCACGATCGCGCCGCGGTCGCTCGCGGTCGTCCGCGAACGCACTCCCCGTGTGCTCGACCTGGGCTTGCTGGGCAACGGCGAGCACGCCAGGACCGGGGCGCTGCGGATCTACGTGGGCGGATCGGCCGAGGACCTCGCCCGGGTGCGCGGCACCCTGGACCTGCTCGCGAAGGAGGTGCTCCACGTCGGGGGCCCCGGCGACGGGATGCGCCTCAAGCTCCTGATGAACACGCTGATGGGGATCCAGGTCCAGGCCATGGCCGAGGCCACGGCCCTGGGCGAGAGCGCCGGCCTGGACCGCGGGGTGGTGCTCGACGCCATCACCGCCGGCGGCTTCGCCACCCCGGTCATGGGGTACAAGGCGCGCCGCCTCGTCTCGCGCAGGTACGGCGATCCGGACTTCCGGCTGCGCCTGATGACCAAGGACCTCGCTCTCGCGGTCGCCGAGGCGCAGTCCGGCAGCCTGGGACTTCCCCTGGTCGAGGCTGCCCTGGCCACCCATGAGGAAGCG
- a CDS encoding SchA/CurD-like domain-containing protein encodes MERHALSFTVKPGSEPQVAEILSSYGRPAAGRRPGGPALLRRTSVFLAGNRVIRVIDVEGDLHEALAHLAGQPQIQAVEEALNPHLEIPRNLADAQSIRAFQERSVLPLVHDRRTPPGLLPEVPEHLHERRLALLYPVRQGAGAEVAQLLAATRVLRPDAATILARTTIFQRTDVVLRLVEVHGDTDEALDRIALAAVRSGGGAKLAPLVTADEDLEDPQGFRAFLRRITVRMLTDRRLGVPA; translated from the coding sequence ATGGAACGACACGCACTCTCGTTCACGGTCAAGCCGGGCAGCGAGCCGCAGGTGGCCGAGATCCTCTCCAGCTACGGTCGGCCGGCAGCCGGCCGGCGCCCCGGTGGCCCGGCCCTGCTCAGGCGTACCTCGGTGTTCCTCGCGGGCAACCGGGTGATCCGGGTGATCGACGTCGAGGGGGACCTGCACGAGGCCCTGGCCCACCTCGCCGGGCAGCCCCAGATCCAGGCGGTCGAGGAGGCACTGAACCCGCACCTGGAGATCCCGCGGAACCTCGCCGACGCGCAGAGCATCCGTGCGTTCCAGGAGCGGTCGGTCCTGCCGCTGGTGCACGATCGTCGAACGCCCCCCGGGCTCCTCCCCGAGGTCCCGGAGCACCTGCACGAGCGCCGGCTGGCGTTGCTGTACCCGGTGCGGCAGGGGGCCGGCGCCGAGGTGGCGCAGCTTCTGGCGGCCACCCGCGTGCTGCGGCCCGACGCCGCCACCATCCTCGCCCGCACGACGATCTTCCAGCGGACGGACGTCGTGCTCCGGCTGGTCGAGGTGCACGGCGACACCGACGAGGCACTCGACCGCATCGCCCTGGCGGCCGTCCGCTCGGGAGGCGGCGCGAAGCTGGCCCCCCTGGTGACCGCGGACGAGGACCTGGAGGACCCGCAGGGGTTCCGGGCCTTCCTGCGGCGGATCACCGTGCGGATGCTGACGGACCGTCGACTGGGGGTGCCGGCGTGA
- a CDS encoding FAD-dependent monooxygenase — protein sequence MVRGRIAVAGGGIAGMAAAIALREAGFEVAVHERERRLDAAGSALGLHPGAVLALRRLGLDRQVVAAGEEVRTWEFLSWDGERIGGWPQSKVSEAMGAPSVTVLRSQLQRALHAAVRPEDLRLGSIATGYREAADGVELLLADGTRDRAQLLIAADGLHSVVRRQTLGDAPLRRAGFTSWRAVSNVAPAGLRPSTARQVLGTGATFGSWPLTGGRTYWVATLADELASELGADDRTRVHGAAEHAGLLSAFRAAPEPTAELVAATPPDQVVRTPILDRLPTPGWATARTLLVGDAAHPMVPTTGQGAGQALLDAVALADLLQDADLGDSGDLARRLRAFEEQRFPVVTAAAQAAWHSGRLHHELDPEQVELRNRRFRATTEAEWLSRVGLSPVSDTARRSA from the coding sequence ATGGTCCGCGGACGGATCGCCGTCGCGGGCGGCGGCATCGCCGGAATGGCCGCGGCCATCGCGCTGAGGGAGGCCGGCTTCGAGGTCGCCGTCCACGAGCGCGAGCGCCGGCTCGACGCGGCCGGCTCCGCCCTGGGTCTGCATCCGGGAGCGGTGCTGGCACTGCGGCGCCTGGGGCTGGACCGTCAGGTCGTGGCCGCCGGCGAAGAGGTACGGACCTGGGAGTTCCTGTCCTGGGACGGTGAGCGCATCGGCGGGTGGCCGCAGTCGAAGGTGTCCGAGGCCATGGGGGCCCCGAGCGTGACCGTGCTGCGGTCACAGCTCCAACGGGCGCTGCACGCGGCCGTGCGACCGGAGGACCTGCGGCTGGGATCGATCGCCACCGGATACCGCGAGGCAGCGGACGGCGTCGAGTTGCTGCTCGCCGACGGTACCCGGGACCGGGCCCAGCTGCTGATCGCCGCGGACGGACTCCACTCGGTGGTGCGCCGCCAGACGCTGGGGGACGCCCCCCTGCGCCGTGCCGGTTTCACGTCCTGGCGTGCTGTCAGCAACGTGGCGCCGGCGGGCCTGCGCCCGTCCACCGCCCGCCAGGTGCTCGGCACCGGAGCCACCTTCGGCTCATGGCCGCTCACCGGCGGCCGGACCTACTGGGTCGCCACCCTGGCCGACGAGTTGGCGTCGGAACTCGGGGCCGACGACCGCACGCGGGTGCACGGAGCCGCGGAGCACGCCGGGTTGCTGTCCGCTTTCCGGGCCGCGCCGGAGCCGACCGCGGAACTGGTGGCGGCCACACCGCCGGACCAGGTGGTCCGTACCCCGATCCTGGACCGGCTGCCCACCCCCGGCTGGGCCACGGCACGCACGTTGCTGGTGGGCGACGCCGCGCATCCCATGGTGCCCACCACCGGTCAGGGCGCCGGCCAGGCGCTGCTGGACGCCGTCGCGCTGGCGGACCTGCTGCAGGACGCCGACCTGGGCGACAGCGGCGATCTGGCCCGGCGACTGCGGGCGTTCGAGGAACAGCGCTTTCCCGTGGTGACGGCGGCGGCACAGGCGGCCTGGCATTCCGGGCGCCTCCACCACGAGCTGGATCCGGAGCAGGTCGAGCTGCGCAACCGCCGCTTCCGGGCGACCACCGAGGCCGAATGGCTCAGCCGTGTGGGGCTGAGTCCCGTATCCGACACCGCACGCAGGAGCGCCTGA
- a CDS encoding antibiotic biosynthesis monooxygenase family protein produces MSIQEPTVETDHLRVMFFLTVEEEARERFLAAYDRICADVATVEGHLVDQVCQSLTDPREWVITSEWRSGADFLAWESGAGHHELAGPLVAETTARESRRFTVRRETRKHAGAL; encoded by the coding sequence ATGAGCATCCAGGAACCCACCGTCGAGACGGACCACCTGCGGGTGATGTTCTTCCTCACGGTCGAGGAGGAGGCCCGGGAACGGTTCCTGGCCGCCTACGACCGCATCTGTGCCGACGTCGCCACCGTCGAGGGGCACCTGGTGGACCAGGTGTGCCAGTCGCTCACCGATCCCCGCGAATGGGTGATCACCAGCGAGTGGCGTTCCGGCGCGGACTTCCTCGCCTGGGAATCGGGTGCCGGGCACCACGAGCTCGCCGGTCCGCTGGTGGCCGAGACCACCGCACGCGAGTCGCGGCGCTTCACCGTGCGCAGGGAAACCCGCAAGCACGCCGGGGCGCTGTGA
- a CDS encoding Gfo/Idh/MocA family oxidoreductase — protein MSTPTRVAVIGAGWAAELHLEGFRRAGAEVVGIFSRTRGRADDLAARYGVPVVADTFDELLRATGPEVVSVASLPAAHHEQVLAAVAAGCHVLCDKPVAMTAGQAQEMLLAADKQGVRHATGFIWRGDPGLVRMRELIAAGGLGQLREVHSTCALGAPRMAMNWIYDEQVGGGGLMQHGTHVIDRVRWLLDAELTAVSGRLSHDVTRAQVGPEFHHTLDAFTWARENQGRDPGDAAHHDVTADVGYDFLAETSTGPRARFWESTHLTGPAEDEIAVIGDDGALVWNGTAGLSVLRPGKPAERLAVDEMSGSGANTRHEVGLQRWEQLASSFLDTIRIGRPVDYPTLDDGWRVARIVDAVKRSHRTRHWEAV, from the coding sequence ATGAGCACACCCACACGAGTGGCGGTGATCGGCGCAGGATGGGCCGCTGAGCTGCACCTCGAAGGATTCCGGCGCGCAGGCGCCGAAGTGGTCGGCATCTTCAGCCGCACCCGTGGCCGGGCCGACGACCTGGCCGCCCGCTACGGGGTTCCGGTGGTGGCCGACACCTTCGACGAACTCCTGCGCGCCACCGGACCCGAGGTGGTGTCCGTCGCCTCGCTTCCCGCCGCTCACCACGAGCAGGTGCTGGCCGCCGTCGCGGCAGGCTGCCATGTGCTGTGCGACAAGCCGGTGGCCATGACCGCAGGACAGGCGCAGGAGATGCTGCTCGCCGCGGACAAGCAGGGCGTCCGCCACGCGACCGGATTCATCTGGCGCGGGGACCCCGGCCTGGTCCGCATGCGGGAGCTGATCGCAGCCGGCGGCCTGGGACAGCTGCGCGAGGTGCACAGCACCTGTGCCCTGGGAGCCCCCCGGATGGCGATGAACTGGATCTACGACGAGCAGGTCGGCGGCGGCGGCCTGATGCAGCACGGCACTCATGTCATCGACCGCGTGCGCTGGCTCCTGGACGCGGAGCTCACCGCCGTGTCCGGGCGGCTGTCCCACGATGTGACCCGGGCGCAGGTCGGCCCCGAGTTCCACCACACCCTGGACGCGTTCACCTGGGCCCGCGAGAACCAGGGCCGGGATCCGGGTGACGCCGCCCACCACGACGTCACCGCTGACGTCGGCTACGACTTCCTCGCCGAGACGAGCACCGGGCCACGGGCGCGGTTCTGGGAGTCGACGCACCTCACCGGCCCGGCGGAGGACGAGATCGCGGTGATCGGTGACGACGGCGCCCTGGTCTGGAACGGCACGGCCGGACTCTCGGTCCTCAGACCGGGCAAACCCGCCGAACGGCTCGCGGTCGACGAGATGTCCGGCTCCGGCGCCAACACCCGTCATGAGGTCGGCCTCCAGCGCTGGGAACAGCTGGCGTCGAGCTTCCTGGACACCATCCGCATCGGACGGCCCGTGGACTACCCCACCCTCGACGACGGCTGGCGCGTGGCGCGCATCGTCGACGCCGTCAAGCGCAGTCATCGGACCCGGCACTGGGAGGCAGTATGA
- a CDS encoding NAD(P)H-dependent oxidoreductase, whose translation MQPRIAVIYFSSSGVIAEIARHLADGARTEGAQVRVLALREEAEPGEAQRAADRGLPEPGLEDLDWADGLLLGTPTRFGNIAARLKQFLDTSSPLALNGRLADKPVTGFTSASLPNGGQEAALLALYHTMFHWGSLIVPTGYTHPALRRIGGNPYGLSVTAPSNGALTPDQIEAAQFVGCRITRLARWREAARLSQRLDPWLSAPALHAPSLHGPSLPDRGERLP comes from the coding sequence ATGCAACCTCGCATCGCCGTCATCTACTTCAGTTCCAGTGGGGTGATAGCCGAGATCGCCCGGCACCTGGCCGACGGGGCCCGCACGGAGGGCGCGCAGGTTCGGGTGCTCGCTCTGCGCGAGGAGGCCGAGCCCGGCGAAGCGCAGCGGGCCGCCGACCGGGGACTCCCCGAGCCGGGCCTCGAGGACCTCGACTGGGCCGACGGACTGCTCCTGGGGACACCGACCCGGTTCGGCAACATCGCCGCCAGGCTCAAGCAGTTCCTGGACACCAGCAGCCCGCTCGCGCTCAACGGTCGGCTCGCCGACAAACCGGTCACCGGATTCACCAGCGCCTCACTCCCCAACGGCGGGCAGGAAGCCGCCCTGCTGGCCCTCTATCACACGATGTTCCACTGGGGCTCGCTGATCGTGCCGACCGGATACACACACCCAGCGCTGCGCCGGATCGGCGGCAACCCCTACGGCCTCTCGGTGACAGCCCCGAGCAACGGGGCCCTGACGCCGGATCAGATCGAGGCGGCGCAGTTCGTCGGCTGCCGGATCACCCGGCTGGCCAGGTGGCGCGAGGCGGCCCGGCTGTCCCAGCGGCTCGACCCCTGGTTGAGCGCCCCCGCCCTGCACGCTCCGTCCCTGCACGGCCCGTCCCTGCCCGACCGAGGCGAGAGGCTCCCATGA
- a CDS encoding SDR family NAD(P)-dependent oxidoreductase: MDTGLKDRVVLVTGASTGIGAATARAYGAEGARVAITYRNNPQKAEKVAAEVEAAGGQALVVRLDLEDLSTVEQAATTVIEHWGGIDVLVANAVRWGGDGPPDPSIRFEDVPLSEWEAMINANLVGAAAQVRAVLPSMRARGWGRIVLISSSVAEEGVPGPGPYGTAKSGLYGMARSLAWEGGRDGILVNVVAPGFTLTDSRPNIPQFVTDALAAATPSRRLSDSDDVARIIVFLGSGANGNLTGEVVRDGSSAARAPHIGG; this comes from the coding sequence ATGGACACTGGACTCAAGGACCGCGTGGTCCTGGTCACTGGCGCATCGACCGGGATCGGGGCCGCCACCGCGCGTGCCTACGGCGCCGAGGGCGCCCGAGTGGCCATCACGTACCGCAACAACCCGCAGAAGGCCGAGAAGGTCGCCGCTGAGGTCGAGGCCGCCGGGGGGCAGGCGCTCGTCGTGCGACTCGACCTCGAGGACCTGTCCACCGTGGAGCAGGCCGCGACGACGGTGATCGAGCACTGGGGCGGCATCGACGTCCTGGTGGCCAATGCCGTGCGCTGGGGCGGTGACGGGCCTCCCGACCCCAGCATCCGCTTCGAGGACGTCCCGCTGTCGGAGTGGGAGGCGATGATCAATGCCAACCTCGTCGGCGCGGCTGCCCAGGTCCGCGCGGTGCTGCCGAGCATGCGCGCCCGCGGCTGGGGCCGCATCGTGCTGATCTCCTCCAGCGTCGCCGAGGAGGGCGTCCCCGGACCCGGTCCCTACGGAACCGCCAAGTCGGGCCTGTACGGCATGGCCCGCAGCCTTGCCTGGGAAGGGGGCCGGGACGGGATCCTGGTCAATGTGGTCGCCCCCGGGTTCACCCTCACCGACAGCCGTCCGAACATCCCCCAGTTCGTCACCGACGCCCTGGCGGCCGCCACGCCGAGCCGCAGGCTCTCCGACTCGGACGACGTCGCCAGGATCATCGTCTTCCTCGGCTCGGGCGCCAACGGGAACCTCACCGGCGAGGTGGTGCGGGACGGATCCTCCGCCGCCCGCGCCCCCCATATCGGCGGGTAG
- a CDS encoding NAD(P)H-dependent oxidoreductase → MASLLHLDASARGDSFSRRLGQVFATEWRAANPDGAYVYRDLVADPVAPIDEARVRLATQSSVNGVRDLDAMDAVAAAPELAAAWAATRPLIEQLLAADVVVLGTPMYNFSVPAALKAWIDRVTLPWLPLGGKSAVVLSARGGAYGPGAPREPFDFQEPYLRAYFSALGLEDVEFVHTELTHATVMPFLAQFRETHDASQAAALDAVRALAARTPAPAPSAA, encoded by the coding sequence ATGGCCTCTCTGCTGCATCTGGACGCCAGCGCACGCGGTGACTCCTTCTCCCGCCGGCTGGGGCAGGTCTTCGCCACCGAATGGCGGGCCGCGAACCCGGACGGTGCCTACGTCTACCGTGACCTGGTCGCGGATCCGGTGGCACCGATCGACGAAGCACGTGTCCGGCTCGCCACCCAGTCCTCGGTCAACGGCGTGCGTGACCTCGACGCGATGGACGCGGTCGCCGCCGCGCCGGAGCTGGCCGCCGCCTGGGCGGCCACCCGGCCGCTGATCGAGCAGCTGCTGGCCGCGGACGTGGTGGTGCTCGGTACTCCGATGTACAACTTCTCGGTACCGGCCGCCCTGAAGGCCTGGATCGACCGGGTCACCCTGCCCTGGCTGCCGCTGGGGGGCAAGTCGGCCGTCGTGCTCAGCGCACGCGGCGGGGCCTACGGACCGGGTGCGCCCCGGGAGCCCTTCGACTTCCAGGAGCCCTACCTGCGCGCGTACTTCTCCGCGCTGGGGCTGGAGGACGTGGAGTTCGTGCACACCGAGCTCACGCACGCCACCGTCATGCCCTTCCTGGCCCAGTTCCGCGAGACGCACGACGCCTCGCAGGCCGCCGCGCTGGACGCGGTCCGCGCCCTAGCGGCCCGGACCCCGGCGCCGGCCCCGTCGGCCGCCTGA
- a CDS encoding MarR family winged helix-turn-helix transcriptional regulator yields MAAPYTTDVPAGRLHEDLHWLFARLKQGLATAEAAAVRPHGLNLWGYTVLMAIVEAPARSQLALAQAVSVDKSKLVAILDELEDAGLVRRRPDAADRRARIIEVTEQGHRALDAARADVEAIENRLLADLDRPAQTILRDALRRLAGEPIVRIEEGRPPTTACAPQEA; encoded by the coding sequence ATGGCTGCCCCCTACACCACCGACGTCCCCGCCGGCCGGCTCCACGAGGATCTGCACTGGCTCTTCGCCCGGCTCAAGCAGGGACTCGCAACGGCCGAGGCCGCGGCGGTGCGCCCGCACGGGCTCAACCTGTGGGGGTACACGGTGCTCATGGCCATCGTGGAGGCCCCTGCGCGCAGTCAGCTGGCCCTGGCGCAGGCCGTGTCCGTGGACAAGAGCAAGCTGGTGGCCATCCTCGACGAGCTCGAGGACGCCGGTCTGGTGCGCCGCCGTCCCGACGCCGCGGACCGCAGGGCCCGCATCATCGAGGTCACCGAGCAGGGCCACCGCGCCCTGGACGCCGCCCGCGCCGACGTCGAAGCGATCGAGAACCGGCTGCTGGCCGACCTGGACCGCCCCGCGCAGACCATACTCAGGGACGCGCTGCGCCGGCTTGCCGGGGAACCCATCGTCCGCATCGAGGAAGGACGACCCCCCACCACCGCCTGCGCACCCCAGGAAGCCTGA
- a CDS encoding LuxR family transcriptional regulator — MNHILTERWSQTLTLNRLIDDLCRGVGGLLLIEGQCGTGRTELLFELARLACGRQLTVCTARSSVLESEFPYGVLRQLLEPELPALDPDLPVDLHLLDGVLRRIRRLARQAPVILAVDDLNFCDAASLQALAYVARRLQGLPVLIAVTRRAGEPDTAPLVTAGLRGAGVWTVLRCAALSVAGTQELADRTLGPTPAPLVLGIHELTGGNPLLLATLLEGRLLTAATDVAAQQSPGELDRVVGRAVRARLAHLPACVLRVAETVALLGGRQDRALVAQAAGVSESELATVLDMLCGMGLLTASEPWTFVHPVVGGALHRMPASIDPQEVHGRISRTLHERNAPPDAIAHHLLRSQPADTEWAPQVLRAAAAEAVRARRLDEARELLLRALGEPVEGPLREELQTDLDHIELITDPLRLAQRLRPGLSAARSPERQVAAALTCAQALVRVNRAEEAGEVIAQCRARLLEHPPAQSRDGLVHRLDAGAVLVARLGRATSTLEPELLAGVAAGQAGDDFLVTAVHTARAAARGEATAKNAVSRIRRLLADGARGCQDWTALLLALLTLLWADELGLVDRWCSTVLAAPLEAGGLLTAVVALVARAGARFEAGRLRDAEQDARHALEFLGDPGYTDPLQALVLVPLVATLVETGQAEEASVLLESRGYSGTLPEVWPYPLLAAMRARVRAAQGDFHGAAEDLTRSGRQLEEWGVTNPAVLRWRSETALMWNKLGDTEEAGRLAEEELRAAYLWGSPRTVAVALRAQGLVLQGPEGESALKRAVEILEPSDTQLELAYTLTALGVVQCRGNAKREARETLKRALRLAQRIGAATLSERVLSELLTAGALPRRSDQFGTGALTGSERRVAALAATGCTNGSIARELFVTRRTVETHLTRAYRKLGIRGRAELGRALQA, encoded by the coding sequence GTGAACCACATCCTGACAGAACGTTGGTCCCAGACACTCACACTGAACCGCCTCATCGACGACCTCTGCCGTGGCGTCGGGGGTCTCCTGCTCATCGAGGGGCAGTGCGGAACCGGCCGCACCGAGCTCCTCTTCGAACTCGCCAGACTGGCCTGCGGCCGTCAGCTCACCGTGTGCACCGCCCGCAGCAGTGTGCTCGAGTCGGAGTTCCCCTACGGTGTGCTGCGCCAGCTGCTGGAACCCGAACTCCCGGCCCTGGACCCCGATCTGCCGGTCGACCTGCACCTGCTGGACGGAGTGCTGCGCCGGATCCGCCGACTGGCCCGCCAGGCGCCGGTCATCCTGGCCGTGGACGACCTCAACTTCTGCGACGCGGCCTCCCTGCAGGCCCTGGCCTACGTGGCCCGCAGGCTTCAGGGGCTGCCGGTGCTGATCGCCGTCACGCGCAGAGCAGGTGAGCCGGACACCGCCCCGCTGGTGACGGCCGGGCTCCGGGGCGCCGGGGTGTGGACCGTCCTGCGGTGCGCGGCGCTGAGCGTCGCCGGGACCCAGGAGCTCGCCGATCGCACGCTCGGCCCCACTCCGGCCCCGCTCGTGCTGGGCATCCACGAACTCACCGGGGGCAATCCGCTGCTGCTCGCGACCCTGCTGGAGGGACGGCTGCTGACCGCGGCCACGGACGTGGCGGCTCAGCAGTCCCCGGGTGAGCTGGACCGGGTGGTGGGCCGAGCGGTGCGCGCCCGGCTGGCGCACCTTCCCGCGTGCGTGCTGCGGGTCGCCGAGACCGTCGCGCTGCTGGGAGGCCGCCAGGACCGGGCCCTCGTGGCGCAGGCCGCCGGGGTCTCCGAGTCGGAACTGGCCACCGTCCTGGACATGCTCTGCGGGATGGGCCTGCTCACTGCCTCCGAACCGTGGACCTTCGTGCATCCGGTCGTCGGTGGTGCGCTGCACCGAATGCCGGCCAGCATCGACCCGCAGGAGGTGCACGGCCGTATCTCCCGGACGCTGCACGAGCGCAACGCACCGCCCGACGCCATCGCCCACCACCTGCTGCGGTCGCAACCCGCGGACACGGAGTGGGCCCCGCAGGTCCTGCGCGCCGCTGCGGCCGAGGCCGTCCGCGCTCGCCGCCTGGACGAAGCCAGGGAGTTGCTGCTGCGCGCGCTGGGCGAACCGGTGGAGGGCCCGCTGCGTGAGGAGCTGCAGACGGATCTCGACCACATCGAGTTGATCACGGACCCGCTGCGCCTGGCCCAGCGACTGCGGCCCGGCCTGTCCGCCGCGCGTTCGCCCGAGCGTCAGGTCGCTGCCGCCCTCACCTGCGCGCAGGCGCTCGTGCGGGTGAACCGGGCCGAGGAGGCCGGCGAGGTCATTGCGCAGTGCCGGGCGCGCCTGCTGGAGCATCCACCCGCGCAGTCGCGCGACGGCCTCGTGCACCGGCTGGACGCGGGGGCGGTCCTGGTGGCCCGGCTCGGGCGCGCCACGTCCACGCTGGAGCCGGAACTGCTGGCGGGTGTCGCGGCCGGACAGGCCGGCGACGACTTTCTGGTGACGGCGGTGCACACCGCCCGGGCGGCGGCGAGGGGCGAGGCGACAGCGAAGAACGCCGTCTCCCGGATCCGCAGGCTGCTCGCGGACGGCGCCCGCGGCTGCCAGGACTGGACGGCTCTGCTGCTCGCTCTGCTCACCCTGCTGTGGGCGGACGAACTCGGCCTGGTGGACCGCTGGTGCAGCACGGTCCTGGCAGCGCCGCTCGAAGCCGGAGGTCTGCTCACCGCCGTCGTCGCACTGGTCGCGAGGGCCGGCGCCCGCTTCGAGGCGGGCCGGCTGCGCGACGCGGAGCAGGATGCGCGGCACGCCCTGGAGTTCCTCGGGGACCCTGGGTACACCGATCCCCTGCAGGCACTGGTACTGGTGCCGTTGGTGGCCACCCTGGTGGAGACCGGCCAGGCCGAGGAGGCGTCCGTCCTGTTGGAGTCCCGCGGCTACTCGGGCACGCTCCCCGAGGTGTGGCCCTACCCGTTGCTGGCGGCCATGCGCGCCAGGGTCCGTGCCGCGCAGGGGGACTTCCACGGTGCGGCGGAGGATCTGACCCGCAGCGGACGCCAGTTGGAGGAGTGGGGGGTGACCAATCCGGCGGTGCTGCGGTGGCGCTCCGAGACCGCGCTGATGTGGAACAAGCTCGGGGACACCGAGGAGGCCGGGCGCCTGGCCGAGGAGGAACTGCGGGCGGCGTACCTGTGGGGAAGCCCGCGCACGGTCGCGGTGGCGCTGCGCGCCCAGGGCCTGGTCCTGCAGGGACCGGAGGGGGAGTCGGCCCTGAAACGGGCCGTGGAGATCCTTGAACCCAGCGACACGCAGCTGGAGCTGGCCTATACGCTCACTGCCCTGGGTGTGGTGCAGTGCCGGGGCAATGCCAAGCGTGAGGCGAGGGAGACGCTGAAGCGCGCACTGCGTCTCGCGCAGAGGATCGGCGCGGCCACGCTCTCCGAGCGGGTGCTCTCGGAACTGCTCACCGCGGGAGCCCTGCCGAGGAGGAGCGATCAGTTCGGGACCGGGGCACTCACCGGCAGCGAGCGCCGGGTGGCCGCGCTGGCCGCCACCGGATGCACCAACGGGTCCATCGCCAGGGAGCTGTTCGTCACCCGGCGCACCGTCGAGACCCATCTGACCCGGGCCTACCGCAAGCTGGGTATTCGCGGTCGCGCCGAACTGGGCCGCGCGCTGCAGGCATGA